Proteins encoded in a region of the Zunongwangia endophytica genome:
- a CDS encoding DUF5606 family protein, whose protein sequence is MGLDKILAISGKPGLYELAAQTRGGFIAKSILDGKKIAVNMRHNVSILSEIAIYTYTEEVPLGQVLENIKEKEDGGEAISHKSSKNELESYFSEVLPDYDVDRVYISDIKKIIQWYNLLTKNGFTDFSKEENVETKDEEE, encoded by the coding sequence ATGGGATTAGATAAAATTTTAGCAATATCAGGAAAACCAGGTTTGTATGAGCTTGCTGCACAAACTAGAGGTGGATTTATTGCAAAATCAATCTTGGACGGAAAGAAAATTGCTGTAAATATGCGTCACAATGTGAGCATTCTTAGCGAAATTGCAATTTATACATATACTGAAGAAGTACCTCTTGGTCAGGTTCTCGAAAATATTAAAGAAAAAGAAGACGGGGGAGAGGCAATTAGCCACAAGTCTTCAAAAAATGAGCTAGAGAGTTACTTTTCTGAAGTATTGCCAGATTACGACGTTGATCGCGTATATATTAGTGATATAAAAAAGATCATCCAATGGTATAATCTTCTTACCAAAAATGGTTTCACAGATTTTTCTAAAGAAGAAAATGTAGAGACTAAAGACGAAGAAGAATAG
- the smpB gene encoding SsrA-binding protein SmpB — MKQASTINIKNRKAKFQYEFLDKYVAGIKLAGTEIKAIRQGKASIAESFCEFQAGELYVINMHVEEYSHATHFNHNPKSERKLLLQKRELRKLEKEVKNGGLTIIPLRLFINDRGLAKLQISLAKGKKLYDKRETLKDRDNKRKLDRIKKEYN, encoded by the coding sequence ATGAAGCAGGCAAGCACAATAAATATAAAAAACCGTAAGGCTAAATTTCAATATGAATTTCTAGACAAGTATGTCGCAGGAATTAAATTGGCCGGAACTGAAATTAAAGCGATCCGCCAGGGTAAAGCGAGTATCGCAGAAAGTTTTTGTGAATTTCAGGCGGGTGAATTATATGTGATTAATATGCACGTGGAAGAATATTCCCATGCTACCCATTTTAATCACAATCCAAAAAGTGAGCGTAAACTGTTATTACAGAAAAGAGAACTTAGAAAATTAGAAAAAGAAGTGAAAAATGGTGGTTTAACGATCATCCCGCTTCGCCTTTTTATAAATGATCGTGGCCTTGCTAAATTACAAATTTCCTTAGCTAAGGGTAAAAAGCTTTATGATAAGCGGGAAACTTTAAAGGATAGAGACAACAAACGAAAATTAGATCGCATAAAAAAGGAGTATAATTAA
- a CDS encoding DUF6503 family protein — MRKYTLLTIVFLFILACNQKELAPAQIVDKAIEASGGDKYKSAEISFRFRDKKYRSKRKNGKYQLERFHIDSLGNNIVDRLSNEGFVRNVNDTTVSLSDRAIKKYSNSVNSVHYFVQLPFGLEGDAVNKKLIGKDSINNKEYYEIKVSFDQDGGGTDYEDEYMYWINADSFTVDYLAYSYHVNGGGIRFREAFNPRVVNGLRFVDYKNYAEKDLSTPLEKLDDLYQAGELELFSEIITEDIEVDLSE; from the coding sequence ATGAGAAAATATACCCTACTTACAATTGTTTTCCTATTTATTCTTGCTTGCAATCAAAAAGAACTTGCTCCGGCTCAGATTGTAGATAAAGCCATCGAAGCTTCAGGTGGCGACAAATATAAATCTGCGGAAATTTCTTTTCGTTTTCGGGATAAAAAATATAGAAGTAAACGGAAAAATGGGAAATATCAGTTAGAACGTTTTCATATAGATTCGTTAGGTAACAATATCGTAGATCGTTTAAGTAATGAAGGATTTGTTAGAAATGTAAATGATACCACCGTTTCTTTGTCTGATCGTGCAATTAAAAAATACTCCAATTCAGTAAATTCAGTGCATTATTTTGTGCAGCTACCTTTTGGACTTGAGGGTGATGCTGTAAATAAAAAATTAATTGGTAAGGATAGCATTAACAATAAGGAGTACTACGAAATTAAAGTAAGCTTCGATCAGGATGGTGGTGGCACCGATTACGAAGACGAATATATGTATTGGATAAACGCCGATTCTTTCACAGTAGATTATCTAGCCTATAGTTATCATGTAAATGGCGGTGGTATTAGGTTTCGAGAAGCGTTTAATCCAAGAGTAGTTAACGGATTGCGATTTGTAGATTATAAAAATTATGCTGAAAAAGATCTTTCTACGCCTTTAGAAAAGTTGGACGATCTCTATCAGGCTGGGGAACTTGAATTATTTTCTGAAATTATTACTGAAGATATAGAAGTTGATCTTTCAGAATAA
- a CDS encoding DUF4269 domain-containing protein has translation MPIIDDYELLLTKIANMVFKNLEYLRTGSEIQKLAYKEILDLKIMSILAEFQPVLTGTIPLDIAIASSDLDISCYVENHTEFKEKLIANFGNNDDFKLWKTSKFTELATVCSFKTRYFEIEIFGQNLPVNQQNAYRHMVIEHKILQEKDENFRTEIIKLKNQDLKTEPAFAKLLQLEGNPYQSLLDIENQLF, from the coding sequence ACAAAAATAGCTAATATGGTTTTTAAAAATCTGGAATATTTAAGGACTGGAAGTGAAATTCAAAAGCTTGCGTATAAGGAGATTTTGGATCTAAAAATCATGTCGATATTAGCCGAATTTCAGCCTGTACTTACAGGAACAATTCCATTAGATATTGCGATCGCCTCTAGCGACCTTGATATTTCGTGCTATGTAGAAAACCATACTGAATTCAAGGAAAAACTAATTGCTAATTTTGGTAATAACGATGACTTCAAATTATGGAAAACTTCAAAATTTACAGAATTAGCCACCGTTTGCAGTTTTAAAACTCGCTATTTTGAAATTGAGATCTTTGGTCAAAATCTACCTGTAAATCAGCAAAATGCTTATCGACACATGGTTATTGAGCATAAGATTCTTCAGGAAAAAGATGAAAACTTCCGAACTGAAATTATAAAACTTAAAAACCAAGACTTAAAAACCGAACCTGCTTTTGCCAAATTACTTCAATTGGAAGGTAATCCCTACCAATCATTATTAGATATCGAAAATCAATTATTCTGA